In Ctenopharyngodon idella isolate HZGC_01 chromosome 2, HZGC01, whole genome shotgun sequence, the following are encoded in one genomic region:
- the xcr1b.3 gene encoding chemokine XC receptor 1 yields MMYGETFHKDFNSSYDYDMNYTYVDYPLITLEEENFSLAMINAICYSLIICISLPGNSFLLWVVLKKVGLSSSADCLLLHLTVSNFIFTFTLVPWTITHIWGWIFGKMACRLFSWFIFLGLYSYMMFLTVMTVHRYVAVVYPVFASSVGSRSRLYTHVSSAAVWLISVGFSLPEMIFSDTKDSSNGVFCIHIYNSIFMELFGYFTQIILFFLLPFLVIAFCYTRMGFTIHQSRIRSRNHAACITLSIAVGFFICWAPYNIFLFLFSLKSLGVPAFRQTVWENAGENTYSITHILAYSHCCLNPLVHIFGGKKFRSFLPWTRGFRRLPQRFSTQTFSNQSSFSGQFHL; encoded by the coding sequence ATGATGTATGGAGAGACTTTCCACAAGGACTTTAATTCCAGCTATGATTATGACATGAACTACACATATGTGGATTATCCTTTGATTACATTAGAGGAAGAGAATTTTTCACTGGCGATGATCAATGCCATTTGCTACAGTCTCATCATCTGCATCAGTCTACCAGGAAATAGCTTTTTGCTTTGGGTGGTCTTGAAGAAGGTGGGTTTGAGCAGCTCTGCTGACTGCTTGCTCCTCCATCTGACAGTGTCCAACTTCATCTTCACCTTCACATTGGTGCCCTGGACCATTACTCACATCTGGGGATGGATCTTTGGGAAAATGGCCTGCAGGCTGTTCAGCTGGTTCATCTTCTTGGGCCTTTACAGTTACATGATGTTCCTCACAGTTATGACTGTCCATCGATATGTGGCGGTCGTGTATCCGGTGTTCGCTTCGTCTGTAGGCAGTCGTAGCAGACTGTACACGCACGTCTCATCTGCTGCGGTGTGGTTGATCTCGGTGGGCTTCAGCCTGCCTGAAATGATCTTCTCTGATACGAAGGACAGTTCTAATGGTGTCTTTTGCATTCACATTTACAACTCAATTTTTATGGAGTTATTTGGATATTTCACTCAGATAATTCTGTTTTTCCTGCTGCCATTCTTGGTTATCGCGTTCTGCTACACCCGAATGGGATTTACAATCCATCAGAGCCGCATCAGAAGCAGAAACCATGCTGCATGTATCACCCTAAGCATCGCCGTGGGATTCTTCATCTGCTGGGCGCCATATaacatcttcctcttcctcttttccTTGAAGTCTTTAGGCGTCCCTGCATTCAGGCAGACAGTGTGGGAAAACGCTGGGGAGAACACCTACAGTATCACGCATATTCTAGCGTATTCCCACTGCTGTCTGAACCCGCTCGTCCACATCTTTGGAGGGAAGAAGTTCAGGAGCTTCCTGCCATGGACCAGAGGCTTTCGTCGGCTCCCACAGAGGTTCAGCACTCAAACGTTCAGCAATCAGAGCAGCTTCTCAGGGCAGTTTCATCTCTGA
- the xcr1b.2 gene encoding chemokine XC receptor 1, with protein MELSNSTSSYEDYYDYNDTEDNLIKMCEVDDYKLTTAVCYAVVFCLSILGNGFLICALTCYEDLKRATNLFMFCLALFDLLFTLTLPFWCVEFLHHWVFGDVACKIMIGAYFVGIYGSLILLTAMTLDRFVVVVVRSYWLTRSRRLKCSKAACVGAWIISLIACLRDSIASKAQNEHIHTYACKSTNTEDDKVGYYSQLILLFLIPFAIIVFCYTKIILTLMSTSTRQKHRTVILVLCIVIAFFICWGPYHIIIVLMSIYEFDACKHYHLHVTFVVCRILAFSHCCMNPALYILRGKYRNLLSSFLFCSPELRHSGPYRGPTDPSDSRIHPYMNEEAIENCVVRQTNATELVTL; from the coding sequence ATGGAGCTGTCCAACTCAACCAGCAGCTATGAGGACTATTATGATTACAACGATACTGAAGATAACTTAATCAAAATGTGTGAAGTTGATGACTATAAACTGACCACAGCCGTCTGCTACGCCGTGGTTTTCTGCCTCAGCATCCTTGGAAATGGCTTCCTCATTTGTGCACTCACCTGCTACGAAGACCTGAAAAGGGCCACTAACCTTTTCATGTTCTGTTTAGCCCTTTTCGATCTTCTGTTCACACTGACGCTGCCTTTCTGGTGTGTGGAGTTTCTTCATCACTGGGTTTTTGGTGACGTCGCCTGCAAGATCATGATTGGTGCCTATTTTGTGGGAATCTACGGAAGTCTTATTCTTCTTACAGCCATGACCCTTGACCGTTTTGTTGTTGTGGTAGTGAGAAGTTATTGGCTAACACGAAGTCGAAGGCTCAAATGTTCAAAAGCTGCCTGTGTTGGTGCATGGATCATAAGTTTGATTGCTTGTCTGAGAGATTCAATAGCCTCAAAGGCACAAAATGAGCATATCCACACCTATGCTTGTAAAAGCACAAATACGGAAGATGATAAAGTGGGATATTATTCACAACTCATTCTGCTGTTCCTCATACCATTTGCCATCATTGTTTTCTGTTATACCAAAATCATTCTAACTCTCATGTCAACGTCGACCAGGCAGAAACACAGGACTGTGATATTGGTGCTGTGTATTGTTATAGCTTTCTTTATATGCTGGGGGCCGTATCATATCATCATCGTGTTGATGTCCATTTATGAATTTGATGCCTGCAAACATTATCATCTGCATGTCACGTTTGTTGTCTGCAGAATTCTGGCATTTTCTCACTGCTGCATGAACCCAGCTCTGTATATTCTCAGAGGGAAGTACAGAAATCTCTTGTCCAGCTTTTTGTTCTGCTCTCCTGAACTCAGGCATTCGGGGCCCTACAGAGGACCCACGGATCCCAGCGACTCCAGGATTCATCCGTACATGAATGAAGAAGCTATTGAAAACTGTGTAGTGAGACAAACAAACGCCACAGAGCTGGTAACgctgtaa
- the LOC127505162 gene encoding chemokine XC receptor 1-like has translation MTRQSITESQPEISTAEDYYLDYFNGSIEDKMTNQSIIESQLGTSTTEEYDYPDYSSTSGIIGDEVCTKTKVDQFGRAVTPVIFIIVVLFSCVGNSLVLYVLVKYENLKSLTNTFLLNLALSDLIFTFGLPFWAYYYMYGWTLGDFACKAVNYVFYTGYYSSIIFLTVLTVHRYMAVVHPLSVVMSRKSLHCYVTSVVIWIISLFAAVPQAMFNSVVYSPVELIIEDQNNSTNVLQLCDFDGEINWKLETIYLQNFIFVVAFVIITFCYTVILARLLRPTSHTRKKTVQLILFIVVFFFLGWGPYNVAIFLDSLIAWGISPFIECDISKSIDYWIYISRMMAFSHCCLNPVFYVFMGIKFRNH, from the exons ATGACACGCCAATCAATAACTGAAAGTCAGCCTGAAATATCTACTGCTGAAGACTATTATCTTGATTATTTCAATGGAAGCATAGAAGACAAA ATGACAAACCAATCAATAATTGAAAGTCAGCTTGGAACATCTACCACTGAAGAGTATGATTATCCTGATTACAGTTCGACCAGTGGAATCATAGGAGATGAAGTCTGTACCAAGACAAAAGTTGACCAGTTTGGAAGAGCCGTCACTCCAGTCATTTTTATCATCGTTGTTCTGTTCAGCTGTGTGGGAAACTCATTGGTCCTGTATGTCCTTGTGAAGTATGAAAATCTGAAATCCCTCACCAACACATTTCTGTTAAATCTGGCTCTCTCTGATCTGATTTTCACCTTTGGCCTGCCTTTCTGGGCCTACTACTACATGTATGGCTGGACTCTTGGAGATTTTGCTTGCAAAGCAGTTAACTATGTGTTCTACACGGGATATTACAGCAGCATCATCTTCCTGACAGTTTTGACTGTCCACCGCTACATGGCCGTGGTTCACCCCTTGTCGGTGGTCATGTCTAGGAAGAGCCTGCACTGCTACGTAACATCAGTTGTCATCTGGATCATCAGTCTTTTCGCTGCCGTCCCACAAGCCATGTTCAACTCTGTAGTGTACAGCCCTGTTGAACTAATAATAGAGGATCAAAATAACAGCACCAATGTTCTGCAGCTTTGTGATTTTGATGGTGAAATTAATTGGAAGCTTGAAACTATATACCTGCAAAATTTCATTTTCGTTGTTGCATTTGTGATCATTACATTTTGCTACACTGTGATCCTGGCACGGCTGCTTCGACCAACATCTCACACTCGTAAGAAGACAGTGCAGCTCATCCTCTTcatagtggtgttttttttcttgggaTGGGGGCCATACAACGTGGCCATATTTCTGGACTCTCTTATTGCATGGGGAATCTCTCCTTTTATTGAGTGTGACATCAGTAAATCTATAGACTATTGGATCTACATCTCTCGGATGATGGCTTTCTCACACTGCTGCCTGAATcctgtgttttatgtttttatgggGATAAAATTTAGAAACCACTAA